The nucleotide window TTCTGGTTGACCAGATCAATCGCCCGGGCGCTGTACTTTGTTTCACTGGCAGCAAATACCCGATAGGCTCCCATATTGATCATGGGAAAGGCTATAGCTGCAGATACCGTCGTACGCAAAAAGGAACGTCGTTTAACAGGTGTATTCATTTTCATAACATCATCCTTGTTCATTTCAGTCGTTCATTCTCGGTCCTGAAACCCCTAAACCCCTATTTGATTTTCGCAGACCTTTTTCATTACCCCGCAAGAGAGCTTTGTAATTGCCCCGGCCTAGCCCCAGAGCGCCGCGGATGGAATATCCACACGCCCGCCCTTGTTATAGTGCAGCCCCTCCTGAATATCCTTTTCCAGGAAGAGCGGACCATCGATGTCAACAAACCTGCAGAACTGGCCGATCACATATGCCGGCGCCATGGACAGGGAACTGCCCACCATATTTCCGACCATCAGTCCTTTGCTGTCCTTCAAAGCCTGCCATGCGATTTCAAGCCCTTCAGTCAAGCCGCCGCATTTATCCAGTTTGATGTTAATGACGTCATAGCGGTTTTTGACCGTCTCATATTCCTTGAACGACAGACAGGCTTCATCAGCTCCGAGAGGAACTTCGGAGACATATCCTTCAAGTTCATCATCCCCACCGCGCGGGAGCGGCTGCTCAATCATGTCGATACCCAGCCGCTTTGCATATGGCGTGTATTCCTTGAGCTCTTCAAAGCTCCACCCCTGATTCACATCAACAATCAGGGCCGCATCGGGACGCGCTGCCCGGATTACCTCAAGCCGCGCGATAGGATCGTCGCCGCTCAACTTGATTTTGAGGTTGGGGTAAGCTGACAGTTTTTTGGCGGCCTCCCCCATTCTTTCCGGCGTGTCGATGCCAAGGGTACATACGGTGGTCAGGGTCCGCGGTGTCATGGCCAGCAACTGCCATATGCTTTTGCCACTATTTTTGGCGGCCAGGTCCCACATGGCACAATCCAGGGCATTGCGCGCACCGCCGGGAGGCAACAGGTTATGGATGCGCTCCCGGCTCACACCAGCTT belongs to Emcibacter sp. and includes:
- a CDS encoding dipeptide epimerase, which encodes MKLNFEKTTFPLKEPFAITGYVFTGIDTVQVRLEQDGVVGRGEGVGIYYTGDTADGMLSQLESVMAEVEAGVSRERIHNLLPPGGARNALDCAMWDLAAKNSGKSIWQLLAMTPRTLTTVCTLGIDTPERMGEAAKKLSAYPNLKIKLSGDDPIARLEVIRAARPDAALIVDVNQGWSFEELKEYTPYAKRLGIDMIEQPLPRGGDDELEGYVSEVPLGADEACLSFKEYETVKNRYDVINIKLDKCGGLTEGLEIAWQALKDSKGLMVGNMVGSSLSMAPAYVIGQFCRFVDIDGPLFLEKDIQEGLHYNKGGRVDIPSAALWG